In Myxococcales bacterium, the DNA window CCCGGCACGCCGCCCGCGATCATCTCGATCCGTTTTCGCCCGTCGTCGTAATAAACCAGCGATTCCGACGGCGAGGTCGTGTCGTCGTTGTCATTATTGTCGTCGTTATCATTATCGTCATTATTGTCGTTATCGTCGTTATCATCGTTATCGTCATCGTCACTATCGTCATCGATGCTATCATTATCGTCATTGTCGTCGTTATCGTTATTGTCGTTATTGTCATCATCGCCGCCGGAATCGTCGTCATCGCCGCAAAGGCAGGAGGAAAGGATAAGGGAGGAAAAAATGACCAAAAGAACCGATAAAATAGGCGTCTTATCCGACAAAATCGCTTGCATTAGAATCTCACCCTTGTTCGATTACCCGCCTTCGCGATACATGGTGCATCGCGAAGGCGGGATCGGGTCGTTTCGTCTTACAAAGCGCTCAACAAACCTGTCTCCAAATCCGACTCGGTTGCGGGAATCGTCGAATTGCAAAGGCAACTGTCATCCTCTGAAATCCGGCTCTCGCCAGAAATTGTTATGAGGATCTTTTCTGCTTCGCCGAGGCAGACCGTCACGCTGGAGTCCACCTGGCGGAATTCGATCTCGATTTCACCCGCTTGGTCGAGCAGATCGTACTCCGCCTCCGTTTCCGGTACGAAAAGCCATTGCCCGATCAATTCCCGGGGAATATTCGAGGTGGTCTCTCCCCCGATACCGGCCCCGACAGCGAAAGCCAGCGGAACAAAAAAACCGAGAATAGCGATGAACAGTTTCCTCATGACGCTTTCTCCTTTCTACTCCAGATGAACGGCGTTCACGGCCGATAAACCCTTACGTCAATGTCGCGTTGCCTATTTTTATCGGGAGGGTAAAAAGAGTTTCTTTTTGGCGTTTCGCTTGCCGGTTATTGGGATTGCTTTTGCTTTGGAATATCCGCACCCAGACTGGGCACAATGTGAAACAATAGCAGCGATTGCGGGCTTGTACTCACCCTCGATGCTCGACATAACCGCTCCTCGTCCCAGTGGCGGCAAAGAATCATCCAGTTGTTTTCTTAATAAATCAGTCTCCCGGGAAACACAAGTACTTTATTGTATTCAATTCATTCGATCTGCCTGGGGCAATGCCATCAATCCGCAAACTCATGATTTGCGCCAGCCCAAGTTAACTCCGCAGCCCCTTGCAGGGCCCGGCATTCTTCATTAGTGTTCTGGACTTGAAGGTCGGAGAAATGATCCGGCCGGTTGGAGGAGTCGGAAGTGAAGCGAATTTTCGCGCTGTTTTTCGCGCTTTGCCTGGCCTTGGGGATGGCCCTGGCGGCTTTTATCTCTTGCCAGGATATGGAAGAGGCCGATATTCCGCCGCCCGGAACCGAGACTGACGACGACAGCAGTGGCGGCGATACCTGGTCCTGCGACATCTCACCCCAGGGCACCGTCGATCTGGCTTATACCCCGGATTGCGGCACCCTGCCCGACTGGGCCACGGAATTTTCGATCACCGGCCTGCGCGGCACGGCAGCCGTCATGGCCGACGGCGAGCGCTATCGCCTCCGCGGCCATTACAATTTCCCGGATAAACCGAAGGGGAAATTGGAGCCGTCGATCGAATGCCCCAGCGGCTCGAATTATCAGAAATGCAGCTATCCGTTCGACGAAAGCAGCGGCGATTTCGAGTTGCGCTGGCAGGTCGAAAACTGCCCCGATCTCAAGCACCCGACGACCATCACCATCAACCTTTACGACGAAAGCACCCGGCTCACGGTGCCGTTTTGCAACGTTTATCTCGGTGAACTCCCGGCCGCCGACGACGACTCCGCGTCCGACGACGACGACGGCTGGACTTGCGACATCCCCAACGACGGGTTGAGTCCCGTGCCGTACACCATCACCTGCACCGATCCGTACATCAATGGAAACGAGATTACCGTCGCCAGCCTGAACGGCACGGCGGACACCCTGGAAAAAGGCGCGCGCTTCGAGATTCAAGGCCAGTTGGACCTGACGACCATCAAGGCCGGCAAGGTCGAATTGACGATCGGCTGCCCGAACGGTTCAACCTACCGCAAATGCAGTTGGCCGTTCATCGAGCCGTCCGGCGATTTCACCCTGCGGCTGGAAGTGACCGACTGCGTGCCGCTGGATCACCCGAACGAAATCACCCTCAACATCTGGAACGCCGCCGACACGGAAACCATGGCGTTTTGCCACATCCTCCTCGGCGAAACCGCCGATGACGACAGTGCCGACGACGACGCCACCATCACGCCAGCGGGAGTCGCGCCGAAGCAGCACTAGGACCAGCATCATGACCAAGGCCGAACGCTTTCACATCCACCCGGAAAATCCGCAACAACGATTGATCGACAAGGTCGTGGAGGTGCTCAAGCGCGGCGGGCTCATCGCCCACCCCACCGATACCACCTACGCCCTGGGCGTGGCGCTCGACAACAAGCAGGGCATCGAAACGCTGTATCGCATCAAGGGCAAGGATCTGAAGCGGCCGCTGTCGATTTTGTGCTGCGATCTGTCGAACGTTTCGGAATACGCGCAGGTGGACGACGTGGCCTATCGCCTGCTGCGGCGCCTGCTGCCCGGCCCGTACACGATGATCCTGCCCGCCACCAAGGCGGCGCCGCGCATCGCGCAGACCCCCCGCAAGGAAGTCGGCTTGCGCGTGCCCGCCGACAACATCCTGCGGGCGATCGGCGAAAAGCTGGGGATGCCGCTGGTCAGCACGAGTTGCTCGGTGGCCGACGGCGAACTGCTGGCCGACCCCGACGACATCATGCGGTACTACGGCCATCAGCTCGACATCGTGATCGACGCGGGCTTCATCTACCCCGAGCCCAGCACGATCCTCTCGTTCATGAGCGGCCGCCCCGAACTCATCCGCCAGGGAAAAGGGCCGATCCAGGACGAACTCTAGTCGCCGCTGCCCGCCGCCAGATCATCCCACAGAATTTTTCGCACCCGCGCGCGCAATTCGTCGGGCGTCAGGCCGGCGGGCGAAAATGGCGGATGAAAGCGGACCCGCGCCTCGCCGGGCGTGAAGCGCAGCCGTTTGGGCGGCAGAATCCGGCGCGTGCCCTCGATGCTCACCGGCAGGATCGGCAAGCCGGATTCGACGGCGATGACGAACGCGCCCAGCTTGAAATCGCCGAGCGTGCCGGCGCGTTGGCGAATTCCCTCCGGGAAAACGCACAAGCTGCGGCCGGCGGCTCGCAAGCGTTCGAGGTGCGGCCGGATTTTTTCCAATTGGCCGCCGGCGCGTTCGCGCTCGACGGGAATGTGGCCGGTCAGACGCATCGCCCAGCCGAATACCGGGATTTTGAACAAAACGACCTTGGCCAGCATCCGCAACGGCACCGGGCAGGTCAGGTAGAGCGCGACCGTATCCAGATGGCTGCGATGATTGGCCACCACCACGTAATTTTGCCGCGCGTCGACGTTGTCCAGGCCGCTCGCCGCGACGCGCATCCCGCCGGCGCTCGCCACCGCGCGGCACCAGCGGCGGGTCACGCGGTCGATCACCGGCCCGGTGAATCCCAGCAACGCCGCCAGCAACGCCAGATCGCCCCAGACCAGGGTCGCCCAAATGATCCGCGCCAGAGCGAAAGTGTTGCGGCAGGCGTTCATCGGCTCAACGCTCCAGAATGGCGCAGGTTTCCAGGTGGAAGGTCTGGGGAAACATGTCGAAGGCGCGAACAATCCGCAGGGCGTAGCCGAATTTGGCCAGCGCCTCGAGGTCGGCGACGAGCGTCAGCGGCTCGCAGGAAACATAAGCGATCCGCGCGGGGCGCAAGGTGCCGAGCAACCGGACGCCCTCTTCCCCGATGCCGTCGCGCGGCGGATCGAGCAGCACCAGTTCGTATTTGCGGCGCTGAACGACCAGTTGGCGCAGGGTCGCGATCACCTCGCCGGCGATGAATTGGGCATTGCTCGCCCCCGCCGCTTCGATATTGCGCCGGCCGAATTCCGCCCCGCGCGGCCACTCGACCGCCGTCACCTCGCCGGCCGCCCGCGCCAGCGGCACGGTGAAGTTGCCGATACCGGCGTACAGTTCGAGAACCCGGTCGTTTTTGCCGGGCGCGAGTTCGCCGAGCGCGAAAGCGATCAGCTTCTCGTTCACTTCCGGATTGACCTGGGTGAAACAATCGGGCGCGAAGAGCCGTTCCTCGCCGCCGACGCGCCACCGGCAAACGGCGTTCGCGGCCACCGCGAAACGATCGCCTTGCCATTCGAACCAATCGCGCGGCGAATTGATTTCCAGCGGATCGTAAAACGGATGCAGAAAAAGCCGGCCGGTCGCCGGATCGAGGACGCCCTTGATCTTGAGCGGATAGGTCGAACCGACGTGAAGCGGCATCGCCTGCCGATAAGCCGCCGCCGCTGCGAACAACTTTTCCTCCAGCGGCTGGCGCATCAGGTGGCAGGACCGCAAGGGCACGACCGCGTTGCTGCGCCGTCGCTGCATGCCGAACGAGCCGTCCGCGCCCAGCGTCAGCACGCTCCGCATGCGGTAACGGCATTCCAATGGCGACGCTTCGGGAGGCGCAAGTTTTTCGTGCGGCAGCCCGCGGCGGCGGAGAATGTACCGGAGGATTTCCTGTTTGGCGGCCAATTGAGCCGGATAATCCAGGTGCATCAACTGGCAACCGCCGCATTCGGCGTAATGCGGACACGGCGGCAAAACGCGCGCCGGCCCGGCGGCCAGCAATTCGGTCAGATCGGCTTCGACATAACGCTTCCGGGCCTGAATCACGACGGCGCGGACCCGGTCGC includes these proteins:
- a CDS encoding 1-acyl-sn-glycerol-3-phosphate acyltransferase; protein product: MNACRNTFALARIIWATLVWGDLALLAALLGFTGPVIDRVTRRWCRAVASAGGMRVAASGLDNVDARQNYVVVANHRSHLDTVALYLTCPVPLRMLAKVVLFKIPVFGWAMRLTGHIPVERERAGGQLEKIRPHLERLRAAGRSLCVFPEGIRQRAGTLGDFKLGAFVIAVESGLPILPVSIEGTRRILPPKRLRFTPGEARVRFHPPFSPAGLTPDELRARVRKILWDDLAAGSGD
- a CDS encoding threonylcarbamoyl-AMP synthase produces the protein MTKAERFHIHPENPQQRLIDKVVEVLKRGGLIAHPTDTTYALGVALDNKQGIETLYRIKGKDLKRPLSILCCDLSNVSEYAQVDDVAYRLLRRLLPGPYTMILPATKAAPRIAQTPRKEVGLRVPADNILRAIGEKLGMPLVSTSCSVADGELLADPDDIMRYYGHQLDIVIDAGFIYPEPSTILSFMSGRPELIRQGKGPIQDEL
- a CDS encoding class I SAM-dependent RNA methyltransferase, giving the protein MPLPLPAVGETVEILIETVAPNGKGKGSAVRPRYDQIAFFVEATAPGDRVRAVVIQARKRYVEADLTELLAAGPARVLPPCPHYAECGGCQLMHLDYPAQLAAKQEILRYILRRRGLPHEKLAPPEASPLECRYRMRSVLTLGADGSFGMQRRRSNAVVPLRSCHLMRQPLEEKLFAAAAAYRQAMPLHVGSTYPLKIKGVLDPATGRLFLHPFYDPLEINSPRDWFEWQGDRFAVAANAVCRWRVGGEERLFAPDCFTQVNPEVNEKLIAFALGELAPGKNDRVLELYAGIGNFTVPLARAAGEVTAVEWPRGAEFGRRNIEAAGASNAQFIAGEVIATLRQLVVQRRKYELVLLDPPRDGIGEEGVRLLGTLRPARIAYVSCEPLTLVADLEALAKFGYALRIVRAFDMFPQTFHLETCAILER